In one Heteronotia binoei isolate CCM8104 ecotype False Entrance Well chromosome 1, APGP_CSIRO_Hbin_v1, whole genome shotgun sequence genomic region, the following are encoded:
- the RCBTB1 gene encoding RCC1 and BTB domain-containing protein 1 — protein sequence MKCSRAMVDVGKWPIFTLLSPQEVATIRKACVFGTSANEAIYITHNDEVFVFGLNCSNCLGTGDNQSTIVPKKLDVLCGKKIRSLSYGSGPHVILSTEDGEVYAWGHNGYSQLGNGTTNQGVAPIQVCTNLLIKRIIEVACGSHHSMVLSSDGDVYAWGYNNCGQVGSGSTANQSTPRKVSNCLQTKVVVSIACGQTSSMAVVDNGEVYGWGYNGNGQLGLGNNGNQLTPCRVAALQGMCVMQIACGYAHTLALTDEGLLYTWGANTYGQLGTGNKSNQLSPVQIMMEKERVVEIAACHSAHTSAAKTQSGQVYMWGQCRGQSVVLPHATHFSCTDDVFACFSTPAVMWRLLSLEHEDYLTVAESLKREFDSPETADLKFRVDGKFIYVHKAVLKIRCEHFRTMFQSYWNEDMKEVIEIDQFSYPVYRAFLEYLYTDSVDLPPEDAIGLLDLATSYCENRLKKLCQHLIKRGITVENAFSLLSAAVRYDAEDLEEFCFKFCVNHLTEVTQTTAFWQMDGSLLKEFIAKASKCGAFKN from the exons ATGAAATGCAGCAGAGCCATGGTGGATGTAGGAAAGTGGCCAATATTTACACTGCTTTCGCCTCAGGAAGTAGCCACTATCCGAAAAGCATGCGTGTTTGGAACGTCTGCCAACGAAGCTATATACATCACCCACAATGACGAG GTATTTGTCTTTGGACTAAACTGTAGTAATTGCCTGGGGACTGGAGATAACCAAAGCACCATTGTCCCAAAGAAACTTGATGTTCTGTGTGGAAAGAAGATTCGCAGCCTCAGTTACGGAAGTGGACCTCATGTGATACTTAGTACAGAAG ATGGCGAAGTGTATGCTTGGGGGCACAATGGATACAGCCAGCTTGGAAATGGCACCACCAACCAGGGCGTTGCTCCTATCCAAGTCTGTACCAACTTGCTAATTAAGAGAATAATCGAAGTTGCTTGTGGCTCCCATCACTCTATGGTCCTGTCATCCGATGGAGAT GTGTACGCCTGGGGCTACAATAACTGTGGCCAAGTGGGATCGGGCTCCACCGCCAACCAGTCAACTCCTCGCAAAGTCTCCAACTGCCTGCAGACCAAAGTGGTGGTCAGCATTGCTTGTGGCCAGACCTCTTCCATGGCAGTCGTAGACAACGGCGAG GTATACGGCTGGGGTTATAATGGCAACGGCCAGCTGGGTCTGGGGAACAATGGCAATCAGCTAACTCCATGCCGGGTGGCGGCGCTTCAAGGGATGTGCGTAATGCAG ATTGCTTGTGGCTATGCACACACGCTGGCGCTCACGGACGAGGGTTTGCTTTACACCTGGGGAGCGAACACTTACGGGCAACTGGGGACAGGCAACAAGAGCAACCAGCTGAGCCCAGTGCAGATCATGATGGAGAAGGAGAG GGTCGTAGAGATCGCGGCCTGCCACTCGGCTCACACATCTGCTGCCAAGACGCAAAGCGGCCAGGTGTACATGTGGGGCCAGTGCCGGGGACAGTCGGTGGTCCTCCCCCACGCCACCCATTTCTCATGCACAGATGACGTCTTTGCCTGCTTTTCCACCCCTGCTGTGATGTGGCGCCTTCTTTCGTTAG AGCATGAGGACTATTTAACAGTAGCAGAGTCTCTGAAAAGAGAGTTCGATAGTCCAGAAACTGCAGATCTGAAGTTCAGAGTGGATGGGAAGTTCATCTATGTGCACAAAGCCGTTCTGAAAATCAG ATGCGAGCACTTCCGCACCATGTTCCAGTCTTACTGGAATGAAGACATGAAGGAGGTGATAGAAATAGACCAGTTTTCCTACCCGGTGTACCGTGCCTTTCTTGAGTACCTGTATACAGACAGCGTTGATCTGCCACCTGAAGACGCTATAG GGCTTCTGGACTTGGCTACTTCCTATTGCGAGAACAGGCTGAAGAAACTGTGCCAGCATCTTATCAAAAGAGGGATCACGGTGGAAAACGCCTTTTCGCTGCTGTCTGCTGCCGTCCGCTACGACGCAGAG GACTTAGAAGAATTCTGCTTTAAGTTTTGTGTCAATCATTTGACCGAAGTCACCCAGACCACAGCCTTTTGGCAAATGGATGGGTCTCTGCTAAAGGAATTCATTGCTAAAGCCAGTAAATGCGGAGCCTTTAAGAACTGA